A stretch of Arachis hypogaea cultivar Tifrunner chromosome 15, arahy.Tifrunner.gnm2.J5K5, whole genome shotgun sequence DNA encodes these proteins:
- the LOC112748945 gene encoding uncharacterized protein has product MRQLSKACCHLNEARQGNAQYGDYFSKWIEAQPLARITAEKAEAANRVILQAMKKKLNNAKGEWVELIPEILWSYNTTIQTTTGETPFKLVYGTKALIPIEVSIPTLQTELYHHNHNIDTRKAELDLVEEDRDITAFKEKAMKQLIERRHNKKLVPRTFSEGDLVLRRTEEARRSLSHGKLATNWKGPFRISKVLGMGAYQLQTLQGETHYQEIRISIH; this is encoded by the exons ATGCGACAATTGTCAAAAGCATGCTGCCATCTCAATGAAGCCCGCCAAGGTAATGCACAGTATGGAG ATTATTtctcaaaatggatagaagcacaacCACTAGCAAGAATAACGGCTGAAAAG gccgaagctgctaaccgaGTAATCTTacaagcaatgaaaaaaaagctCAATAATGCGAAAGGTGAATGGGTAGAGTTGATCCCAGAAATACTGTGGAGTTATAACACGACAATACAAACTACAACAGGCGAAACCCCATTCAAATTGGTCTATGGAACAAAGGCACTGATACCGATCGAGGTCAGCATCCCCACATTACAGACCGAGCTATACCATCATAACCACAATATCGATACAAGGAAGGCCGAACTAGACCTCGTGGAGGAAGATAGAGACATCACTGCCTTCAAAGAAAAAGCGATGAAACAACTAATAGAAAGGAGACACAACAAAAAACTAGTACCCAGGACATTCAGCGAAGGAGACTTAGTCCTCAGGAGAACAGAGGAAGCAAGACGATCCCTATCGCACGGCAAACTTGCCACGAATTGGAAAGGACCATTTCGGATTTCAAAAGTGCTCGGAATGGGGGCTTACCAACTGCAAACACTACAAGGCGAGACTCATTATCAGGAAATTAGAATATCTATTCATTAA